A genomic region of Sulfobacillus acidophilus DSM 10332 contains the following coding sequences:
- a CDS encoding hypothetical protein (SPTR: Beta-1,4-glucanase): protein MLSRSMRAASVLALVSTSFAGMLAAPAVQASTPVVTLQASATTSQPGGAITLTASAPGVSQAQYQFWLQNPQGQWSSTPYIGSNHWTFTPSQPGTYHVMVYVLSQANVWAHRWSQALHPTSPATVTVQNPTVTLQPSTTNSPAGQAITLTLNNPGIAQAQYQFWIRYPNGQWTDTPYLSTNQWTFTPSQAGTYLAMGYVLSRPNVLAHNWSAALHPATPVTLTIHNPTIFDQFQAQNQQFLNQSVYYERKALPWLSVTIANDDTLGISDFNNPIVLNQYHVPLLPVSLAAAGIATSAFPANNAIVGETPALVTQWTQEAQAIPGSASLTSSQVLQAVTTAVQANLLGDGNGNGAIFLANPDSPTVSGIRNAELQQEQKNPTDAVTALIGPQGWFAQRNYVYQEWADVSQVTISAPPAVDPYPAGHVVTTLQVNNIVVNLIMGGIYQGHEIIGVYPAPPVNVSVDLIQDNGQERWYISWGTYGNTGNPTQVLWTGPAIQ from the coding sequence ATGTTATCTCGTTCGATGCGCGCCGCCAGTGTCCTGGCGCTTGTCTCCACCAGCTTTGCCGGGATGCTGGCCGCCCCCGCCGTCCAAGCCAGCACCCCCGTCGTGACGCTGCAAGCCTCTGCCACCACAAGCCAACCGGGGGGCGCGATTACGTTGACCGCCAGCGCCCCCGGCGTGTCACAAGCCCAATATCAATTTTGGCTACAAAATCCCCAGGGCCAATGGTCCAGTACCCCCTACATCGGGAGCAATCACTGGACGTTCACGCCATCCCAGCCAGGCACGTATCACGTCATGGTGTACGTACTGAGTCAGGCGAACGTGTGGGCGCATCGTTGGTCTCAGGCTCTGCATCCCACGAGTCCGGCGACGGTGACTGTTCAAAATCCGACCGTCACACTTCAACCCTCAACGACGAACAGCCCCGCCGGACAAGCTATCACTCTAACCTTGAACAATCCGGGGATCGCCCAAGCCCAATATCAATTTTGGATTCGTTACCCGAATGGTCAATGGACGGATACGCCGTATCTGTCTACCAACCAATGGACCTTTACGCCGTCTCAGGCCGGAACCTATCTCGCGATGGGGTATGTGCTGAGTCGTCCGAACGTGTTAGCCCACAATTGGTCCGCGGCCCTGCATCCCGCAACACCAGTCACGCTGACCATTCACAATCCGACGATTTTTGACCAGTTTCAAGCGCAGAATCAACAGTTCTTAAATCAAAGCGTCTACTATGAGCGCAAGGCATTACCCTGGCTCAGCGTAACTATTGCCAATGATGACACGCTAGGAATCAGTGACTTTAACAATCCCATCGTGCTGAATCAATATCATGTTCCGCTTTTACCCGTTTCGCTGGCCGCAGCCGGAATCGCCACTAGTGCATTTCCCGCTAATAATGCGATTGTGGGAGAAACCCCCGCCCTAGTCACTCAATGGACCCAAGAGGCTCAAGCCATACCCGGATCGGCCTCTTTAACATCAAGCCAAGTACTACAAGCCGTGACGACCGCCGTTCAAGCTAATTTGTTAGGAGACGGAAACGGAAATGGCGCTATATTTTTAGCTAATCCGGATTCCCCGACGGTATCCGGTATCCGCAACGCCGAATTGCAACAAGAACAAAAAAACCCGACCGACGCCGTGACTGCTTTGATCGGCCCCCAAGGTTGGTTCGCCCAACGCAATTATGTTTATCAAGAATGGGCGGATGTCTCGCAAGTTACCATTAGTGCTCCCCCGGCTGTCGATCCGTATCCGGCCGGCCATGTCGTGACGACGCTACAAGTCAACAACATCGTGGTCAATCTCATCATGGGCGGGATATACCAGGGTCACGAGATTATCGGAGTTTACCCAGCCCCCCCTGTGAACGTGAGTGTTGATCTCATTCAAGATAACGGCCAAGAACGGTGGTATATCTCGTGGGGAACGTATGGAAATACGGGAAATCCGACGCAAGTTCTTTGGACCGGCCCCGCTATTCAATAA
- a CDS encoding hypothetical protein (KEGG: cci:CC1G_00764 hypothetical protein~SPTR: YALI0C03894p) translates to MSDPQRIRWRRGFYLGVFVAVFLFTFLIGWHVALAKNVGNGSGNTPGDPCNAPNPPTYCHQSNWNCVGHDVGGCVNNQQEVVYPSGCSPSVQYFSCSNGTCQGKSVFLSCTGCGTGLFEPTNSCTGGRNGANYQGPASWCTTGCHTQSPTPPTTSSQPPPTSSQPPPSSSNPPPGSSQPPSTPQCTPSTSTSCSAPLLTSCTGSCTTTGCSNTGEASGVESCTTYITNADCTTSVGGSYDQWVTVSTSACQAVKQQQCAYAQPGYAITQYCLSGLNGGVVNCSGWSSPQYDPAVCPVPTPIN, encoded by the coding sequence TTGAGCGATCCACAACGGATTCGATGGCGACGGGGATTCTACCTCGGAGTCTTTGTTGCCGTTTTTTTGTTCACCTTCTTAATCGGTTGGCATGTGGCTCTAGCGAAAAACGTCGGAAATGGCTCCGGCAATACACCCGGCGATCCCTGTAATGCCCCCAACCCACCCACGTATTGCCACCAGTCCAACTGGAATTGCGTGGGGCATGATGTTGGCGGATGCGTAAACAATCAACAAGAAGTCGTCTATCCTAGCGGATGTTCTCCGTCCGTCCAATATTTTTCGTGCAGTAACGGAACCTGTCAGGGCAAGTCGGTGTTTTTGTCGTGTACTGGCTGTGGCACCGGCCTGTTTGAGCCGACCAATTCGTGTACGGGCGGTCGGAACGGCGCGAATTATCAAGGCCCGGCCAGTTGGTGTACAACGGGGTGTCACACCCAATCGCCTACCCCGCCGACGACCTCAAGCCAGCCGCCGCCGACCTCAAGCCAGCCGCCGCCGTCCTCCTCGAATCCGCCGCCGGGGTCGTCGCAGCCGCCCTCAACGCCTCAATGTACTCCGAGTACATCGACATCATGCAGTGCGCCCCTGTTGACGAGTTGTACGGGGTCGTGTACCACAACGGGGTGTAGTAATACCGGGGAGGCGTCCGGGGTTGAGTCATGTACGACGTATATTACGAACGCTGATTGTACGACGAGTGTGGGCGGATCATATGATCAATGGGTAACTGTGTCGACCAGCGCTTGTCAGGCGGTCAAACAACAACAATGTGCCTATGCCCAACCCGGATATGCGATTACCCAATATTGCCTCTCCGGATTAAACGGGGGCGTGGTGAATTGTTCTGGATGGTCCTCGCCACAATATGACCCCGCAGTCTGTCCAGTTCCCACGCCTATTAACTAA
- a CDS encoding ATPase involved in chromosome partitioning (PFAM: CobQ/CobB/MinD/ParA nucleotide binding domain~COGs: COG0455 ATPase involved in chromosome partitioning) has protein sequence MSAILGYALGPIDPPLYQQITETFPAQYLSDWGIREAGATTDAVVANGLQTDVQPWTTLLVTPYLTGQISLSEALTLLKDRWPMLRIAVLAGEDHEALRPFIAKLAAYQIYNILVADNFTFNDLTSLVTTDWPWERIKPFLTVSPADDPPQLTTLPPRIHDHHQPYQASQAIALISGKGGVGKTGLVANLAWASAPWGGFAIDADLTKPSLAWYFRDPGTAWSPDLRELVGRIPELQEWHDSDMEWRVTPRHKQLIRDFLTQCPTITNGVQVMVGWSRTQPVLSMLPPALIAEMIRQAKLLKPIVWVDLPADVYQPFWVDVLRAVDKIVLVTSPDAMTVYETMDVLKKLDVLQIPRSLVTVWVNFGGRGELTPTDIVRRYLHVPLAGTTAYDAKMWHTALTRHQLPAQQHPKIWQNAVRQLTGWDPPRQTVGRQSFWPKIKLFSTPRGVK, from the coding sequence ATGTCCGCCATTTTAGGCTATGCGTTGGGGCCCATTGACCCCCCTCTGTATCAACAAATCACCGAAACATTCCCGGCACAATATCTTTCCGATTGGGGGATTCGAGAAGCCGGGGCCACGACGGATGCGGTGGTAGCCAATGGACTGCAAACCGATGTCCAACCGTGGACCACGTTGTTAGTCACCCCGTACTTAACCGGCCAGATCTCGTTGAGCGAAGCGTTAACCTTACTGAAAGATCGCTGGCCGATGTTGCGGATTGCCGTTCTTGCGGGCGAAGATCATGAAGCCTTGCGGCCTTTTATTGCGAAATTGGCTGCCTATCAAATTTATAATATTCTCGTAGCCGACAATTTTACCTTTAACGATTTGACCAGTCTCGTCACAACCGATTGGCCGTGGGAACGCATTAAGCCGTTTTTAACGGTTAGCCCGGCCGACGATCCCCCACAATTGACGACGTTACCCCCTCGGATACATGACCATCATCAACCCTATCAGGCATCGCAAGCGATTGCCTTGATCAGTGGGAAGGGGGGAGTCGGAAAAACCGGATTGGTGGCGAATCTCGCGTGGGCCTCGGCGCCGTGGGGGGGATTTGCTATCGATGCCGATTTGACCAAACCGTCATTAGCCTGGTATTTTCGCGACCCCGGTACGGCGTGGTCCCCCGATTTACGCGAATTAGTGGGGCGTATTCCCGAACTCCAAGAATGGCACGATTCCGATATGGAATGGCGAGTCACTCCTCGCCATAAACAACTAATACGCGATTTTTTAACCCAATGTCCCACCATCACGAACGGGGTTCAAGTCATGGTCGGGTGGTCACGTACACAACCCGTATTATCGATGTTGCCCCCCGCTTTGATTGCGGAAATGATTCGTCAAGCGAAGCTACTGAAACCCATTGTCTGGGTTGATTTGCCTGCGGATGTTTATCAACCCTTTTGGGTAGACGTTCTACGGGCGGTCGATAAGATCGTCTTAGTGACTAGCCCCGATGCCATGACGGTTTATGAAACGATGGATGTCTTAAAAAAATTGGACGTATTGCAAATTCCTCGATCTTTGGTAACGGTCTGGGTGAATTTCGGAGGGCGGGGAGAACTGACCCCCACCGATATTGTCCGGCGATATTTACATGTGCCTCTGGCGGGGACCACCGCTTATGATGCCAAGATGTGGCATACGGCATTAACCCGGCATCAATTGCCGGCCCAGCAACATCCAAAAATTTGGCAAAATGCCGTGCGGCAATTAACCGGATGGGACCCGCCCCGGCAGACTGTGGGGCGTCAATCGTTTTGGCCGAAGATCAAACTATTCTCCACGCCACGAGGTGTAAAATAG
- a CDS encoding type II secretion system protein E (PFAM: Type II/IV secretion system protein~COGs: COG4962 Flp pilus assembly protein ATPase CpaF~InterPro IPR003593:IPR001482~KEGG: aha:AHA_1456 CpaF~PFAM: Type II secretion system protein E~SMART: ATPase, AAA+ type, core~SPTR: Component of type IV pilus) — MSQTSPLWQAWSQQTTAQQSWSLEIEEAFNWLRTHAGDLLLDPTSADPDTLKQWIWKAVASRNLLPHDADRLTQRLFDQLTGAGVLTPLFYDPSITEIMVVDTHVYIERQGRIVPALTLASSSDAIRLAEQLCHHCHVEYQTTNPLINLTWPENGARINIVHHVLSPTGVAITIRKRNEEVSLQLVDLIQSRAVSEEAAILITEAARSHLNLLFAGTPGSGKTTLLRAFAQTAIDPTERVIVLEDTEELRLQFPHMIVLIGQTDDPTPEERRMGIVTIHELFRNTLRQRFDRLLVGEVRGIEAFDMLQAAITGEGGIFSTIHLRTPHVFLERLLLIAERYNLRLSMPLLERIIPKAIDFIIQVERDGEGHRHISEIVEHLPDGRAQTLYAWNPQTHQLESRLPLADHHRAWMQRHQRSASPASAVPEWRKDLLELYSHWDDVVRPAS; from the coding sequence ATGAGTCAAACATCCCCGTTATGGCAAGCCTGGTCTCAACAAACGACGGCTCAACAATCGTGGTCTCTGGAAATCGAAGAGGCTTTTAATTGGTTGCGAACTCACGCGGGCGATCTTTTGTTAGATCCTACGTCAGCCGATCCAGACACGTTAAAACAATGGATTTGGAAAGCGGTGGCTTCGCGTAATCTTCTTCCCCACGACGCAGATCGCCTTACCCAACGGCTATTTGACCAACTGACGGGGGCGGGAGTGCTAACCCCGCTGTTTTACGACCCTAGTATTACGGAAATTATGGTCGTGGATACCCATGTGTATATTGAGCGGCAGGGGCGCATTGTGCCTGCCTTGACCCTCGCCTCATCCAGCGATGCCATTCGATTAGCGGAGCAACTTTGTCATCATTGTCATGTAGAATATCAAACAACGAATCCGTTAATTAACCTCACGTGGCCGGAAAACGGAGCACGCATTAACATTGTGCATCATGTTTTATCGCCCACGGGGGTAGCGATCACCATTCGCAAACGCAACGAAGAGGTGTCTTTGCAATTAGTCGATTTGATTCAAAGCCGGGCCGTCTCGGAAGAAGCGGCCATTTTAATTACCGAAGCGGCTCGAAGCCATTTGAATTTATTGTTTGCCGGAACACCGGGATCGGGCAAGACCACGTTGCTCCGGGCCTTTGCTCAAACGGCTATTGATCCCACGGAACGGGTAATCGTCCTAGAAGATACCGAAGAACTTCGGCTACAATTTCCGCACATGATTGTCTTGATTGGGCAAACCGACGATCCGACGCCCGAAGAACGCCGCATGGGGATCGTGACCATTCATGAATTATTCCGCAATACGTTGCGCCAACGATTTGACCGCTTGCTGGTCGGGGAGGTCCGAGGGATCGAAGCCTTTGATATGTTGCAAGCGGCGATTACCGGGGAGGGGGGAATTTTTTCGACGATCCATTTGCGAACCCCCCATGTCTTTTTAGAGCGACTGTTACTGATTGCGGAACGGTATAATTTACGCCTATCGATGCCCTTGCTGGAACGCATTATTCCGAAAGCCATTGATTTTATCATCCAAGTCGAACGGGACGGGGAAGGGCATCGCCATATCTCGGAAATTGTTGAACACCTTCCCGATGGGCGAGCTCAAACGCTCTATGCGTGGAATCCTCAAACCCATCAATTGGAATCGCGTCTTCCCTTGGCGGATCATCACCGGGCATGGATGCAACGTCATCAACGATCAGCGTCCCCCGCATCCGCCGTACCGGAATGGCGCAAAGATTTATTGGAACTGTATAGCCACTGGGACGATGTGGTACGACCGGCCAGTTAA
- a CDS encoding hypothetical protein (PFAM: Bacterial type II secretion system protein F domain) codes for MVWGIMAISIGGAIWLGLNWLTHPPTLPVKSASSPAAKRAPESTVNSSSSVAMPRWGSLVSSWEVKLITRAIRGGIAGGLLLLIFGILQNAGAAIAFGIIGWMAPALIAEIMGETRWARLDRSSFAAMTNAHFFLERGTPVVETFRRVFESAQPSFRRWFRPMLLGEAAGQPLESTLHQQAEALQHQELMVAADILAAERQYGQTAATFHRLLTLWNDRIELDGERRGTLSTFVLMGHLFILIGITGFFYFVVANPVVRSHAHTGAGGMVIAISAWLLAGAVAWHTRFLRAMHQR; via the coding sequence GTGGTGTGGGGAATCATGGCGATAAGCATCGGGGGGGCCATCTGGTTGGGCCTCAATTGGCTCACACACCCCCCTACATTACCCGTTAAATCTGCATCGTCTCCCGCCGCCAAGCGGGCCCCCGAATCCACCGTCAACTCATCATCATCTGTCGCCATGCCTCGATGGGGAAGCCTGGTTTCGTCTTGGGAGGTAAAATTGATCACTCGGGCCATTCGGGGAGGCATCGCGGGAGGACTTTTGCTTCTAATTTTTGGGATTCTCCAAAACGCAGGAGCCGCGATAGCGTTTGGGATCATTGGATGGATGGCCCCGGCCTTGATCGCAGAAATCATGGGCGAAACCCGCTGGGCGCGCCTAGATCGTTCGAGTTTCGCGGCCATGACCAATGCCCATTTTTTTCTCGAACGGGGGACGCCCGTGGTTGAAACATTTCGGCGGGTTTTCGAGAGTGCCCAACCCAGTTTTCGGCGCTGGTTTCGACCGATGCTCTTAGGAGAGGCGGCAGGGCAGCCCCTCGAATCCACTCTGCATCAACAGGCCGAAGCATTACAACATCAAGAACTTATGGTAGCCGCGGATATTTTGGCCGCCGAACGTCAATATGGGCAGACCGCTGCGACGTTTCATCGGTTGCTCACCTTGTGGAACGACCGAATAGAATTAGACGGCGAACGGCGGGGGACGTTATCAACCTTTGTCTTGATGGGTCACCTCTTTATTTTGATAGGGATAACAGGCTTTTTCTATTTCGTGGTGGCAAATCCTGTAGTCCGGTCGCATGCGCATACCGGCGCCGGAGGGATGGTGATCGCTATTAGTGCCTGGCTTTTGGCAGGGGCTGTGGCCTGGCATACCCGTTTTTTGCGGGCTATGCATCAACGATAA
- a CDS encoding hypothetical protein (KEGG: sth:STH392 hypothetical protein~SPTR: Putative uncharacterized protein), translated as MTRISEPEVLLVIGIFWGIWGWLLLTLLETPRALSWRTKNAESSRFQWIESRLSPFLLDEYRILSLTPGQLLGVGGLIGFGTALLLIVVHHPLLAPLGFGAGLWFGPQWWIQSQYQTFQRQLRQDFPTIIMLLQIYFDLNMSLLDALRRIRGALSSSGRREIDRILSGFAEDRGDESLTEWGRRSHIVEYQLLASTLIAQRGMQLRSDMLTPLNTLLNTARQQALRSQTRRLNALAVLTPSLAVFAVVILYFFSMIAHISGLSLVTHYF; from the coding sequence GTGACAAGAATTTCCGAACCAGAAGTATTACTCGTTATCGGGATCTTTTGGGGCATTTGGGGATGGCTATTACTGACCCTCCTCGAGACCCCCCGCGCCTTGTCGTGGCGAACCAAGAATGCGGAAAGCTCTCGCTTTCAATGGATTGAATCTCGATTGTCACCGTTCCTGTTGGACGAATACCGCATTTTATCTCTGACCCCCGGACAACTTCTCGGAGTCGGGGGCCTCATAGGATTCGGAACGGCCCTCTTGTTAATCGTGGTTCATCATCCCCTTTTAGCCCCGCTGGGATTTGGAGCAGGACTCTGGTTTGGCCCCCAATGGTGGATTCAATCACAATACCAAACCTTTCAACGCCAATTGCGTCAGGATTTTCCTACGATCATTATGTTGCTCCAGATCTATTTTGATCTAAATATGTCCTTACTCGATGCCCTGCGGCGCATTCGTGGCGCCTTATCGAGTAGCGGGCGTCGAGAAATTGATCGTATCTTAAGTGGATTTGCCGAAGATCGGGGGGATGAATCCCTCACTGAATGGGGCCGACGGAGCCATATTGTTGAGTATCAATTATTAGCTTCCACGCTGATTGCTCAACGGGGAATGCAATTACGCAGCGATATGCTCACCCCACTGAATACGTTGTTAAATACGGCGCGGCAACAAGCCTTGCGAAGCCAAACCCGGCGATTAAATGCTTTGGCGGTATTAACGCCCAGCCTAGCCGTTTTTGCCGTCGTTATCCTTTATTTTTTCAGCATGATTGCGCACATTTCCGGCCTCTCCCTCGTTACACACTATTTTTAA
- a CDS encoding hypothetical protein (KEGG: dme:Dmel_CG13990 Mucin 26B~SPTR: Mucin 26B), protein MRDSTLWKRPWRWAGEGTTAGSVIALILLTFGLTGGIALQRVLHTDNVLTQAATIALQSEEQNGCWTAATTQAVSNTLKAGGLVPSAAKVTQYTGSTQSYGQPVVAGIQYPLQVSVVTMPVMTIPVASAESGSSFYVPNVSGGTNTGCTTPTLGYCPQTTYQTQCTPAHQVCQPVTSQQCVPVTQQVCGTSYQEQCGYRPVTSYSCGPQSSCGWTTRTVCSPTERYGLLWCLGTPSDPYKYCHYGWYPTTTCTPQSVYTCQTTYTCGWHTSTQYSCTTVPVTSCSYQTTQSCHLVTTTQCTTVPESCQQVPVTVNTCG, encoded by the coding sequence ATGCGCGACAGCACGCTATGGAAGCGGCCCTGGCGATGGGCGGGGGAGGGGACTACCGCAGGATCGGTCATCGCCTTAATTTTGTTAACCTTTGGCTTAACGGGCGGCATAGCACTCCAGCGAGTATTGCATACGGATAACGTATTAACCCAAGCCGCAACAATTGCGTTGCAATCCGAAGAGCAAAACGGATGTTGGACCGCGGCGACCACGCAAGCGGTAAGCAACACCTTAAAAGCCGGGGGGCTTGTGCCCAGCGCGGCTAAAGTAACCCAGTATACTGGCTCCACGCAATCCTATGGACAACCCGTCGTGGCCGGAATTCAATACCCCCTCCAAGTCTCGGTCGTCACTATGCCCGTTATGACCATTCCTGTCGCTTCGGCAGAATCGGGATCGAGTTTTTATGTTCCCAACGTAAGCGGAGGAACCAACACCGGGTGTACGACGCCGACGCTGGGGTATTGTCCGCAAACGACCTATCAGACACAATGCACACCCGCCCACCAAGTCTGTCAACCCGTCACATCGCAACAATGCGTCCCGGTCACACAACAAGTCTGTGGGACATCCTATCAAGAACAATGCGGATATCGGCCCGTTACGTCATATAGTTGTGGCCCCCAATCATCATGCGGATGGACGACACGGACTGTTTGTTCTCCGACAGAGCGATACGGGCTACTTTGGTGCCTCGGTACACCCAGCGACCCCTATAAATATTGTCACTACGGATGGTATCCAACGACGACTTGTACCCCGCAATCGGTATACACTTGCCAAACGACGTATACTTGTGGCTGGCACACGAGCACCCAGTATTCGTGTACAACCGTTCCGGTTACCTCCTGCTCCTATCAAACGACCCAATCGTGCCACCTCGTCACCACAACCCAATGCACCACCGTTCCTGAATCGTGTCAACAAGTTCCGGTCACCGTGAACACTTGCGGATAG
- a CDS encoding hypothetical protein (KEGG: adg:Adeg_0766 hypothetical protein~SPTR: Putative uncharacterized protein) — protein sequence MNTKHPIIAPLLALTALLALAPLAGFTLHGDVFWDLATGRWEWTHHAVLRWNPFSWGDHAPWVNNEWGWGLILYTASRFGPWGLLSVAGLGIVGWWTGLRAVMRRLALPSTAQLGILILSLPFVWPGWSDRPQIWAYAFAVWGWVVLWDWADPRHVWTWRDGIALLGWILWVQIHGSWILIPVWAVILSTRPGVARRRLWGAAIGALGLAAVDNPWGWAYVQKALFTSSSSTIASAIVEWLPPSFHQVFGVWLPWMILLSILTWGMATRPLSIRVEGWRWMMLAGLVGAALYAVRFEPYLPLALALGWPAPSIRFPAIKPPRWVAPALWGIVGMGILLIGIRIAPLRTASLTAPPFVAANVELNPSAEPVAAVVWLQHHPAQARRVFNNYRIGGYLTWMGIPDWIDGRTGFWIQTSHRFTAYATVIDDHTSPRPVIAAAHPTAILAPTTSPWIWGITGWQGWHVAWHQQGWTILVSSTGG from the coding sequence ATGAACACCAAACATCCGATAATTGCCCCGTTACTTGCTCTCACCGCGTTGCTGGCTTTAGCGCCTTTAGCCGGATTCACTTTGCATGGCGATGTCTTCTGGGATTTAGCGACCGGACGATGGGAATGGACGCATCACGCCGTCTTGCGGTGGAATCCGTTTTCGTGGGGAGATCACGCCCCCTGGGTCAACAATGAGTGGGGCTGGGGTCTCATCCTTTATACCGCTAGTCGGTTCGGCCCGTGGGGGCTGTTGAGCGTGGCCGGGCTGGGTATTGTCGGGTGGTGGACCGGATTACGGGCCGTGATGCGGCGTCTCGCCCTCCCTTCGACCGCGCAATTGGGGATCTTAATTTTGAGCCTGCCCTTCGTCTGGCCGGGCTGGAGCGACCGCCCGCAAATTTGGGCCTATGCCTTCGCTGTATGGGGATGGGTCGTCTTATGGGATTGGGCCGATCCCCGACATGTCTGGACCTGGCGAGATGGCATCGCCCTTCTCGGCTGGATTCTGTGGGTTCAAATTCATGGGTCTTGGATTCTCATCCCGGTGTGGGCCGTCATTTTGTCCACGCGACCGGGGGTCGCCCGCCGCCGGTTGTGGGGGGCGGCGATAGGAGCTTTGGGGCTGGCGGCGGTCGATAATCCGTGGGGATGGGCCTATGTGCAAAAGGCCCTGTTCACGTCCAGTTCCTCGACGATTGCATCGGCTATCGTCGAATGGTTGCCCCCGTCTTTTCATCAGGTGTTCGGGGTTTGGCTCCCGTGGATGATTCTCTTAAGCATCTTAACCTGGGGGATGGCCACCCGGCCTTTGTCGATCCGGGTCGAAGGCTGGCGGTGGATGATGCTAGCGGGTCTGGTAGGAGCTGCCCTTTATGCGGTCCGGTTTGAGCCGTATTTACCGTTGGCGTTGGCGTTGGGATGGCCGGCCCCGTCGATCCGATTCCCCGCCATTAAGCCCCCCCGATGGGTCGCTCCCGCCCTGTGGGGGATCGTCGGCATGGGGATACTGCTCATTGGCATTCGGATCGCCCCATTGCGAACCGCATCCCTGACGGCCCCGCCCTTTGTCGCGGCGAATGTCGAGCTCAATCCCAGTGCCGAACCGGTGGCGGCGGTCGTCTGGCTGCAGCACCACCCCGCCCAAGCCCGGCGCGTCTTCAATAATTATCGCATTGGGGGCTATTTGACGTGGATGGGGATTCCCGATTGGATTGACGGGCGCACCGGGTTTTGGATTCAAACGAGTCATCGATTCACGGCCTATGCGACGGTGATCGACGATCATACGTCGCCCCGTCCGGTCATTGCCGCCGCGCACCCGACCGCCATTCTCGCCCCCACAACCTCCCCGTGGATTTGGGGCATCACGGGGTGGCAGGGATGGCATGTGGCTTGGCATCAACAAGGCTGGACGATTTTGGTATCCTCAACCGGCGGATGA
- a CDS encoding hypothetical protein (KEGG: tmz:Tmz1t_0021 hypothetical protein~SPTR: Putative uncharacterized protein) — MSAFIERQRRYPDLLAYPGWDDLMHSQLAWGFDCGPGWLPLIDIALATLNWGSQHAPTATIHVRQVKEKFGRLTIYADLSNVPPPVRDGILSILSHLADLSTYTCEQCGQAGALRSTGGWWQTLCDACETAWQTADEPLSQFRIRLGREF; from the coding sequence GTGTCCGCGTTTATCGAGCGCCAACGGCGCTATCCCGATCTTTTGGCGTATCCGGGGTGGGACGATCTCATGCACAGTCAACTGGCCTGGGGCTTTGACTGTGGACCGGGATGGTTGCCGCTGATTGATATCGCTCTCGCAACCCTCAACTGGGGGTCACAACACGCCCCCACCGCGACCATCCATGTGCGCCAAGTGAAAGAAAAATTTGGGCGCTTAACCATTTATGCGGATTTGTCGAACGTTCCCCCGCCCGTTCGCGATGGCATCCTGTCCATTTTATCCCATTTAGCCGACCTCTCAACCTATACGTGCGAACAGTGCGGCCAAGCGGGGGCCCTGCGATCTACGGGAGGCTGGTGGCAGACTCTGTGCGATGCCTGTGAAACCGCTTGGCAAACTGCTGATGAACCGTTAAGCCAATTTCGCATCCGGTTAGGACGGGAGTTCTGA
- a CDS encoding hypothetical protein (PFAM: Type IV leader peptidase family) gives MTVALAILSSVSWGGVAFYQTWRDWRDRLLPPGPSLLAVAITWLTGWSGWHWSSAIFLHHVEAGLGLGVLWAPLWWWGGLGLGDLGTAIALGLSLGTLPAFAALGMGLVATLIGWGSLRGVRAITGRSRIETPQSDGTPPLIPLGPGLWLAGWGVWLWLVWIHNAPAHGLLMINR, from the coding sequence ATGACAGTCGCCCTGGCTATTCTGAGCAGCGTGAGTTGGGGAGGCGTGGCTTTTTATCAAACGTGGCGCGATTGGCGAGATCGCCTCTTGCCGCCCGGCCCCAGTCTCTTGGCCGTCGCCATCACGTGGCTGACAGGATGGAGCGGATGGCATTGGTCATCGGCCATTTTTCTGCACCACGTCGAAGCGGGCCTAGGACTCGGGGTGTTGTGGGCGCCGCTGTGGTGGTGGGGAGGTTTAGGGCTGGGGGATCTCGGCACGGCTATCGCACTCGGACTCAGTTTAGGCACCCTGCCTGCGTTCGCGGCGTTAGGGATGGGTCTTGTCGCGACGCTGATCGGCTGGGGCAGTCTGCGAGGCGTGCGGGCCATCACCGGACGCTCCCGCATCGAAACGCCTCAATCCGACGGGACGCCGCCCCTCATTCCGCTGGGGCCGGGCCTCTGGTTGGCAGGGTGGGGGGTGTGGCTGTGGTTGGTATGGATTCATAATGCTCCCGCCCACGGTCTGCTGATGATTAATCGATGA